A genomic segment from Lutibacter sp. A80 encodes:
- a CDS encoding TonB-dependent receptor, giving the protein MKNKRLFISNKVRGSILSAVFVFLFTISLQAQEITVQGVVTAVEDGFPIPGVTVLVKGTNTGTTTNFDGQYSIVAKKGDILVFSFVGMTPKSIKVEKSQLNISMASDTQSLDEVVVIGYGTVSKKELTGAVSQIKAENIEEFVASDVASMLQGQVAGVNITSASGEPGSESSIQIRGITSLGGSNTPLFVVDGIPQQGDPGLSANEIETIDVLKDAASAAVYGTRGAAGVILITTKKGKVGKTNVSIDANYGVQHLGEDVPLMNTNDRVYFENMRYAYTDWNYEPGPSKNPEWLNNDNKFSDYVLVDNASTQQYSLNVSGGTGDFSYNAVGGFFNQEGVLLNSGYKRYNGRATTSYNVDKWKITSSIAFTIQDTERASNGLIVNAQRYPSYYPEVDPDASEVFTDGTGGVTTPLNILVNSLKRKDNSKSDRLNTSLSVTRKLMDQLKLTSNVGGSTTNYLRNIFVPPYTVTNVLEGTSEVDPTKSYVQATTSRATTFSFDVGLDYKESFGNHTVGAVLNGSVYENSYETFTAYKQGVTNENVEVLNGATINPDAYSGFNYNTKILSFLGRIQYDYKGKYLFSGVIRKDGSSKFGEANRWGTFPSVSLGWNVSDENFWESIKPIVNNFKIRASYGTVGNESFPAYEYSSSIEQGSDYIFDESDNYVNYGSSIKSYANRDVKWETSVQQNLGFDFSFLKNSITLTADYYITNKDDMLFQVELPGSAGAYYDPSITLNVGDMKNTGLEIAAGYQKTFGKHKLQANAVFAMNDNEITSMEGDRNLIYNSNSTLISGDTNSMVTVLAEGYEAGAFWLYETDGVIQTQEQLDAYRKYPSKINADFGDLIYVDHNDDGDITVEDRHYMGSGQSDFEIGFNFKWIYNNFDFTMNWYGSSGAEIMNGTKAATYTYATHGDLVNMWTPENPTSNIPLWTGDSKSGLPNLVATTDYWLEDGDYIRLKLVSIGYTIPKKKLEKLNISNFRIFVLAQNALTFTKYEGYDPEVGGSNVARNGMDVSRYPLASLYSLGIKFNF; this is encoded by the coding sequence AGTATTTAGTTTTGTTGGAATGACTCCTAAATCTATTAAAGTAGAAAAAAGTCAACTCAATATCTCAATGGCTTCAGATACTCAAAGTTTAGATGAGGTAGTTGTAATTGGATACGGTACTGTTTCTAAAAAAGAGTTAACAGGAGCAGTTTCTCAAATTAAAGCAGAAAATATAGAAGAATTTGTAGCATCAGATGTAGCATCAATGTTACAAGGTCAAGTTGCAGGTGTTAATATTACTAGTGCTTCGGGGGAACCTGGATCAGAATCAAGCATTCAAATTAGAGGTATTACTTCTTTAGGAGGCTCAAATACTCCTTTGTTTGTTGTTGACGGTATTCCACAACAAGGAGATCCAGGCTTAAGTGCTAACGAAATTGAAACTATTGATGTGTTAAAAGACGCCGCTTCTGCAGCAGTTTATGGAACAAGAGGTGCAGCGGGGGTTATTTTAATAACAACTAAAAAAGGAAAAGTAGGAAAAACAAATGTTAGTATTGATGCAAATTATGGGGTGCAACATTTAGGAGAAGATGTTCCTTTAATGAATACTAATGATAGAGTATATTTTGAAAATATGAGATATGCCTATACAGATTGGAATTATGAACCAGGACCAAGTAAAAATCCAGAATGGTTAAATAATGATAATAAATTTAGCGATTATGTATTGGTAGATAATGCAAGTACACAGCAATACTCTTTAAATGTTTCAGGAGGTACAGGAGATTTTTCATACAATGCTGTAGGTGGATTTTTTAATCAAGAAGGTGTATTGTTAAATTCAGGATATAAAAGATATAATGGACGTGCGACAACTTCATACAATGTAGATAAATGGAAAATTACTTCAAGTATTGCGTTTACTATACAAGATACTGAAAGAGCCAGTAATGGTTTAATTGTAAATGCACAACGTTATCCATCATATTACCCAGAAGTTGACCCTGATGCAAGTGAAGTTTTTACTGATGGTACAGGAGGTGTTACTACACCGTTAAATATACTAGTAAATAGTTTAAAGAGAAAAGATAATAGTAAAAGTGATCGTTTAAATACAAGTTTAAGTGTTACAAGAAAGTTAATGGACCAATTAAAACTTACATCAAACGTAGGAGGATCCACTACTAATTATTTAAGAAATATTTTTGTACCTCCTTATACGGTTACTAATGTTTTAGAGGGAACAAGTGAAGTAGATCCAACAAAAAGTTATGTACAAGCAACTACATCTAGAGCAACAACTTTTTCTTTTGATGTAGGGTTAGATTATAAAGAATCTTTTGGAAATCATACTGTAGGTGCTGTATTAAATGGTTCTGTTTATGAGAACAGTTATGAAACTTTTACAGCTTATAAACAAGGTGTAACAAATGAAAATGTAGAAGTGTTAAATGGGGCTACAATTAATCCTGATGCTTACTCAGGATTTAATTATAATACTAAAATATTAAGTTTTTTAGGAAGAATTCAATATGATTATAAAGGGAAGTATTTATTTTCTGGTGTTATTCGTAAAGATGGTTCTTCTAAATTTGGTGAAGCAAATCGTTGGGGTACATTTCCTTCAGTTTCTTTAGGTTGGAATGTTTCTGATGAAAACTTTTGGGAATCAATTAAGCCCATTGTAAATAATTTTAAAATTAGAGCTAGTTATGGTACTGTAGGTAATGAAAGTTTTCCTGCTTACGAATATTCAAGTAGTATTGAACAAGGAAGTGATTATATTTTTGATGAGTCTGATAACTATGTAAATTATGGCTCTTCTATAAAATCCTATGCTAATAGAGATGTTAAATGGGAAACTTCTGTTCAACAAAACCTTGGTTTTGATTTTTCTTTTCTTAAAAATAGTATAACGTTAACAGCAGATTATTATATAACCAATAAAGATGATATGTTGTTTCAAGTTGAATTACCTGGTTCTGCAGGAGCTTATTATGATCCAAGTATTACATTAAATGTTGGTGATATGAAAAATACAGGTTTAGAAATAGCTGCAGGATATCAAAAAACTTTTGGTAAACATAAGTTACAAGCAAATGCTGTTTTTGCAATGAATGATAACGAAATTACAAGTATGGAAGGTGATAGAAATTTAATCTATAACTCAAATTCTACATTAATTTCCGGAGATACTAATTCAATGGTTACAGTTTTAGCTGAAGGATATGAAGCAGGTGCTTTTTGGTTATATGAAACAGATGGAGTAATTCAAACCCAAGAGCAATTAGATGCATATAGAAAATATCCTTCAAAAATAAATGCAGATTTTGGAGATTTAATATATGTAGATCATAATGATGATGGAGATATAACTGTAGAAGATAGACATTATATGGGAAGTGGACAATCTGATTTTGAAATTGGATTTAATTTTAAATGGATTTATAATAATTTCGACTTTACAATGAATTGGTATGGTTCAAGTGGAGCAGAAATTATGAATGGTACAAAAGCAGCAACATATACGTACGCTACGCACGGAGATCTTGTAAATATGTGGACTCCAGAAAATCCAACATCAAATATTCCATTGTGGACAGGAGATTCTAAAAGTGGTCTACCTAATTTAGTTGCTACTACAGATTATTGGCTTGAGGATGGTGATTATATAAGATTGAAATTAGTTTCTATAGGGTATACAATTCCAAAAAAGAAATTAGAAAAATTAAATATTTCAAATTTTAGAATTTTTGTTTTGGCTCAAAATGCATTAACATTTACTAAATATGAGGGATATGATCCTGAAGTAGGAGGGTCTAACGTAGCTAGAAATGGAATGGATGTTTCAAGATATCCTTTAGCTTCATTATATAGTTTAGGTATTAAATTTAATTTTTAA
- a CDS encoding RagB/SusD family nutrient uptake outer membrane protein, which produces MKKHIIYFISIIALTFSVQSCSDYLEEDNPNNISADIYWSNLEETDANLTSVYGAMLNHFILFYNVESWRSDIAYPKFRTSPLGTGQPWYYKTFSNTNKEVSQRWDAMYQVIFRANQVIEGLNNMDEEYKSDARWTEQMGQARFFRGLVHFYLHSSYNEGKIVIRESVPGNAEEFSKPVSSSEEVIAFFREDLQYAYENLPAQFEQKSRVTAGTAATILGKSYLYTEEYEKAKEYLSDVINNGAYGYRLLEGDEVNLLFTSAGDYNDESIFELNYSAVQQTEETQWDEESFFTRWARYTAPTGIIQGASEFVPAAWLTYEYSTEPLDSQDNRNYVDDGAGGLKLRDIPLRGAQMIAVVNDNQSEYYKYAAANQVAGFTNTIFSNFKKFTNHDIVTKEAEVGDSPWKSGKNVVVNRLADVYLMYAECLIKTGDIDGALKYINKIRQRWGLVLLGEDDGSGHDFNGITYTEETLMEQLMFVERPLELACEGFDTRTIDLRRWGVTKQRFEDLAALDFNLIDYSYTTEEGTTAKRAASLLQLGLSEDPSNNKITIKEYVQAAANYNEGLHGYLPLPLTEVLNNSNVN; this is translated from the coding sequence ATGAAAAAACATATAATATATTTTATAAGTATAATTGCATTAACATTCTCAGTGCAATCTTGTTCAGATTATCTAGAAGAAGATAATCCAAATAATATATCAGCAGATATTTACTGGTCAAATTTAGAAGAAACAGATGCTAATTTAACCTCAGTATATGGAGCGATGTTAAATCACTTTATTTTATTCTATAATGTTGAATCTTGGAGAAGTGATATAGCATATCCAAAATTTAGAACAAGTCCTTTAGGTACAGGACAACCTTGGTATTATAAAACATTTAGTAATACAAATAAAGAAGTTAGTCAAAGATGGGATGCTATGTACCAAGTTATTTTTAGAGCAAATCAAGTAATTGAAGGGCTAAATAATATGGATGAAGAGTATAAGAGTGATGCTAGATGGACAGAGCAAATGGGGCAAGCCCGATTTTTTAGAGGTTTAGTTCATTTTTACTTGCATTCAAGTTATAATGAAGGTAAAATTGTAATTAGAGAATCTGTACCTGGAAATGCTGAGGAATTTTCAAAGCCAGTATCTTCATCTGAAGAAGTAATTGCTTTTTTTAGAGAAGATTTACAATATGCATATGAAAATTTACCAGCTCAGTTTGAGCAAAAATCAAGAGTTACAGCGGGTACAGCAGCAACTATTTTAGGAAAAAGTTACCTATACACTGAAGAATATGAAAAAGCAAAAGAATATTTAAGTGATGTTATAAATAATGGAGCTTATGGTTATAGATTGTTAGAAGGAGATGAAGTTAACTTGTTATTTACGTCAGCTGGAGATTATAATGATGAATCTATTTTTGAATTAAATTATTCAGCTGTACAGCAAACAGAAGAAACACAATGGGACGAAGAAAGTTTCTTTACAAGATGGGCTAGATATACTGCACCAACTGGAATTATACAAGGTGCAAGTGAATTTGTTCCAGCAGCTTGGCTTACATATGAATATTCAACGGAACCTTTAGATTCTCAAGACAACCGTAATTATGTAGATGATGGGGCAGGGGGGCTTAAATTAAGAGATATTCCATTAAGAGGAGCGCAAATGATAGCTGTTGTAAACGATAATCAATCTGAATACTACAAATATGCTGCGGCTAATCAAGTGGCAGGGTTTACAAATACAATATTTTCGAATTTTAAAAAATTCACAAATCATGACATTGTAACAAAAGAAGCTGAAGTAGGCGATTCACCATGGAAATCAGGAAAAAATGTTGTTGTTAATCGCTTAGCAGATGTTTATTTAATGTATGCAGAATGTTTAATTAAAACAGGAGATATTGACGGAGCTTTAAAATATATTAATAAAATTCGTCAACGTTGGGGGTTAGTATTACTAGGTGAAGATGATGGATCGGGACATGATTTTAATGGTATAACTTATACAGAAGAAACTTTAATGGAACAACTAATGTTTGTTGAACGTCCATTAGAACTAGCTTGTGAAGGTTTTGATACTAGAACAATAGATTTGAGAAGATGGGGAGTTACAAAACAACGTTTTGAAGATTTAGCAGCTTTAGATTTTAATTTAATTGATTATTCTTATACAACTGAAGAAGGAACTACAGCTAAACGGGCAGCAAGTTTACTTCAATTAGGTTTAAGTGAAGATCCTTCTAATAATAAAATAACAATTAAAGAATATGTGCAGGCTGCGGCCAATTATAATGAAGGTTTACACGGATATTTACCGCTTCCTTTAACTGAAGTATTAAATAATTCAAACGTAAATTAA